In the genome of Bradyrhizobium arachidis, one region contains:
- a CDS encoding M16 family metallopeptidase translates to MMSSYRSAACLLAALLSTSVLSASALAQTTVTSAPPASFTLGNGMQVVVIPDHRTPVVTEMIWYKVGSADETPGKSGLAHFLEHLMFKGTSKHPVGEFSQTVLRVGGNENASTSVDYTNYYQRVPKEQLPTMMEFEADRMTGLILKDENVLPERDVVLEEYNMRVANNPDARLNEQIMAALYLNHPYGRPVIGWHQEIEKLDREDALTFYRRFYAPNNAILVIAGDVEAADIRPLVERNFGAIPAQPAIPARRVRPQEPEPAAPRTVTLADPRVEQPNLRRYYLVPSATTAAAGESAALDVLAQLMGSGSNSYLYRALVVDKPLAVSASASYSSISLDPTQFAISAAPKPGVSFTEVEQVIDGVIADIAQNPIRAEDLERVKTQLIAEAIYAQDNQAVLARWYGGALTTGLSIEDIRSWPDRIRAVTAEQVRAVAQKWLEKKRSVTGYLIKDTATAKREEKRS, encoded by the coding sequence ATGATGTCCTCTTACCGATCGGCTGCCTGCCTTCTTGCCGCGCTGCTTTCGACGAGCGTCCTCTCAGCCAGCGCCCTCGCTCAGACCACTGTGACATCGGCCCCGCCCGCCAGCTTTACGCTCGGCAACGGCATGCAGGTCGTGGTGATCCCGGATCACCGCACGCCCGTGGTCACCGAGATGATCTGGTACAAGGTCGGCTCGGCCGACGAGACGCCGGGCAAGTCCGGCCTCGCGCACTTCCTCGAGCATCTGATGTTCAAGGGCACCTCGAAACATCCGGTCGGCGAATTCTCCCAGACCGTGCTCCGCGTCGGCGGCAACGAGAACGCCTCGACCTCGGTCGACTACACCAACTACTACCAGCGCGTTCCGAAAGAGCAGCTGCCGACCATGATGGAGTTCGAGGCCGACCGCATGACCGGCCTGATCCTCAAGGACGAGAACGTGCTGCCCGAGCGCGACGTCGTGCTCGAAGAGTACAACATGCGCGTCGCCAACAATCCGGACGCGCGGCTCAACGAGCAGATCATGGCCGCGCTCTATCTCAACCATCCCTACGGCCGGCCGGTGATCGGCTGGCACCAGGAAATCGAGAAGCTCGATCGCGAGGATGCGCTCACCTTCTACCGCCGCTTCTACGCGCCGAACAACGCGATCCTGGTGATCGCCGGTGACGTCGAGGCCGCCGACATCCGCCCGCTGGTCGAGCGCAATTTCGGCGCGATCCCCGCCCAGCCCGCGATCCCGGCGCGGCGCGTCCGCCCGCAGGAGCCGGAGCCGGCGGCGCCGCGCACCGTCACGCTGGCCGACCCGCGCGTCGAGCAGCCGAACCTGCGGCGCTATTATCTCGTGCCCTCGGCGACGACCGCCGCGGCCGGCGAAAGCGCAGCGCTCGACGTGCTGGCGCAGCTGATGGGCAGCGGCAGCAACTCCTATCTCTACCGCGCCCTCGTCGTCGACAAGCCGCTCGCGGTCTCCGCCAGCGCCAGCTATTCGAGCATCTCGCTCGACCCGACCCAGTTCGCGATCTCGGCCGCGCCGAAGCCCGGCGTCAGCTTTACCGAGGTCGAGCAGGTGATCGACGGCGTCATCGCCGACATCGCGCAGAACCCGATCCGCGCCGAGGACCTCGAGCGGGTGAAGACCCAGCTCATTGCCGAAGCGATCTACGCCCAGGACAATCAGGCGGTGCTCGCGCGCTGGTATGGCGGCGCGCTGACCACGGGCCTTTCGATCGAGGATATCAGGAGCTGGCCGGACCGCATCCGCGCGGTCACCGCCGAACAGGTGCGCGCAGTTGCGCAGAAATGGCTCGAGAAGAAGCGATCGGTGACCGGCTATCTGATCAAGGACACCGCCACCGCCAAGCGCGAGGAGAAGCGTTCGTGA
- a CDS encoding M16 family metallopeptidase codes for MTYPFLRRVAFSLATGAALALASISPSQAAAKIQRLVSPGGIEAWFVQDATVPLIAMEYSFAGGSAQDPKDKSGVANLVGDLLDEGSGDLDSKTFHERLDRRAIELSFSATRDTFRGSLRMLRDNKDEAFDLLRSALTSPHFDTADVERIRSQVLSGLRRETTNPTSLASRKFLEVAFGDHPYGRQTNGTLDSVPTISVADLKDYVGRVLAKDGLKVAVVGDVDPETLGKLLDHTFGSLPAKANLTPVPDIEAAKPPQRTFVTLDVPQTVITFGGPGVKRSDPNFMAAYVVNHILGGGGLSSRLYREVREKRGLAYSVFESLLWMEHSAVFIGNTGTRADRAGDTIDAIDKEVRRIAEEGPTQKELDEAKSYLKGSQMLALDTSSKLAQALLQYQQDKLPIDYIEKRNAIVDAVTLDDAKAAAKRLWGQGLLTVVVGRAPQAAAQPAAAPATKSN; via the coding sequence GTGACCTATCCCTTCCTTCGACGCGTTGCATTCTCCCTTGCCACCGGCGCGGCGCTCGCGCTCGCGAGCATCTCGCCATCGCAAGCGGCCGCAAAGATCCAGCGCCTGGTCTCCCCCGGCGGCATCGAGGCCTGGTTCGTCCAGGACGCGACCGTGCCACTCATCGCCATGGAATATTCGTTTGCCGGCGGCTCGGCACAGGATCCCAAGGACAAGTCGGGTGTCGCCAACCTCGTCGGTGACCTGCTTGACGAAGGCTCCGGCGATCTCGACTCCAAGACCTTCCATGAGCGGCTCGACCGCCGCGCCATCGAGCTCTCCTTCAGCGCCACCCGCGACACGTTCCGCGGCAGCCTGCGCATGCTGCGCGACAACAAGGACGAGGCCTTCGACCTGCTCAGGAGCGCGCTGACCTCGCCGCATTTCGACACTGCCGATGTCGAGCGCATCCGCTCGCAGGTTCTCTCCGGCCTGCGCCGCGAGACCACCAACCCGACCTCGCTGGCGAGCCGCAAGTTCCTCGAGGTCGCCTTCGGCGATCATCCCTATGGGCGGCAGACCAACGGCACCCTCGACAGCGTGCCGACCATCTCGGTCGCCGATCTGAAGGATTATGTCGGCCGCGTGCTCGCCAAGGACGGGCTGAAGGTCGCGGTGGTTGGCGACGTCGATCCCGAGACCCTCGGCAAGCTGCTCGACCACACCTTCGGCAGTCTTCCCGCCAAGGCTAACCTCACGCCGGTCCCGGACATCGAGGCGGCCAAGCCGCCGCAGCGCACCTTCGTGACGCTCGACGTGCCGCAGACCGTCATCACCTTCGGCGGCCCCGGCGTGAAGCGCAGTGATCCGAACTTCATGGCGGCCTATGTCGTCAACCACATCCTGGGCGGCGGCGGACTGTCCTCGCGGCTCTATCGCGAGGTGCGCGAGAAGCGCGGCCTCGCCTATTCGGTGTTCGAATCGCTGCTCTGGATGGAACATTCGGCGGTCTTCATCGGCAACACCGGCACCCGCGCCGACCGTGCCGGCGACACCATCGATGCCATCGACAAGGAGGTGCGCCGCATCGCCGAGGAGGGCCCGACGCAGAAGGAGCTCGACGAGGCCAAGTCCTACCTCAAGGGCTCCCAGATGCTGGCGCTCGACACCTCCTCCAAGCTCGCCCAGGCGCTGCTGCAGTACCAGCAGGACAAGCTGCCGATCGACTATATCGAGAAGCGCAACGCCATAGTCGACGCGGTGACGCTGGACGACGCAAAGGCGGCCGCCAAGCGGCTGTGGGGCCAGGGCCTGCTGACCGTGGTCGTCGGCCGCGCCCCGCAGGCCGCCGCGCAGCCGGCGGCAGCACCGGCGACGAAGTCGAACTGA
- the arfB gene encoding alternative ribosome rescue aminoacyl-tRNA hydrolase ArfB, giving the protein MLRISRDLVIDEDDIEIGFVRASGPGGQNVNKVATSAQLRFDTGKLTIPEDAAIRLARIAGQRMTKDGVIVIHAQRFRTQERNRQDAIDRLVEILKEAMVRPTPRRATRPTYASKQRRLDGKKRRSDVKAGRGGRFND; this is encoded by the coding sequence ATGCTGCGGATATCCCGCGACCTCGTCATCGACGAGGACGACATCGAGATCGGCTTTGTCCGCGCCTCCGGCCCGGGCGGGCAGAACGTCAACAAGGTCGCGACCTCGGCGCAACTGCGCTTCGACACAGGCAAGCTGACGATTCCGGAGGACGCAGCCATCCGGCTCGCCCGCATCGCCGGCCAGCGCATGACCAAGGACGGCGTGATCGTGATCCACGCCCAGCGCTTCCGCACCCAGGAGCGCAACCGCCAGGACGCCATCGACCGCCTCGTCGAGATCCTCAAGGAGGCCATGGTGCGCCCGACGCCGCGCCGCGCGACGCGGCCGACCTACGCCTCCAAACAGCGCCGGCTCGACGGCAAGAAGCGCCGCAGCGACGTCAAGGCCGGCCGCGGCGGCCGCTTCAACGATTAG
- a CDS encoding c-type cytochrome: MRAIVLGLCTAMVLVVRIADAQMPLPAARSPDGATLFKQQCAVCHTTSASEPTRQGPPLVKIVGRPAGKVEGFKYSDALAKADFAWDETRLDAWLTNPQAVVPGVTMVYRQAKPETRAAIIAYLKEQN, from the coding sequence ATGCGCGCAATCGTGCTGGGATTGTGCACCGCGATGGTGCTGGTGGTGCGGATCGCCGATGCGCAAATGCCGTTGCCGGCCGCAAGGTCGCCGGACGGCGCGACGCTGTTCAAGCAGCAATGCGCGGTGTGCCACACCACAAGCGCATCGGAGCCGACGCGGCAAGGGCCGCCACTGGTGAAGATCGTCGGCCGCCCAGCCGGCAAGGTCGAGGGCTTCAAATACTCGGACGCCCTCGCGAAGGCGGACTTCGCCTGGGACGAGACCAGGCTCGATGCATGGCTGACCAATCCGCAAGCCGTCGTTCCCGGCGTGACCATGGTGTACCGGCAGGCCAAGCCGGAGACGCGCGCCGCCATCATCGCCTACCTCAAGGAGCAGAACTGA
- a CDS encoding VOC family protein, producing MAKPVHSMIRVLDEARSLDFYRRAFGLEVADHLKFADFALIYLRHPSSPFEVELTVNFDRKEPYALGDGYGHLAVVVEDLDAEHARFEREKLAPGPLRDFKHDGRTLARFFFVSDPDGYKIEVIQRGGRFG from the coding sequence ATGGCAAAACCCGTTCATTCCATGATCCGCGTGCTGGATGAGGCCCGCTCGCTCGACTTCTACAGGCGCGCCTTCGGCCTGGAGGTCGCCGACCATCTGAAATTCGCGGACTTCGCCCTGATCTATCTGCGTCACCCCTCCTCACCTTTTGAGGTCGAGCTGACGGTCAATTTCGATCGCAAGGAGCCATATGCGCTCGGCGACGGCTACGGCCATCTCGCGGTGGTGGTCGAGGATCTCGACGCCGAACACGCCCGCTTCGAGCGCGAGAAGCTCGCTCCAGGGCCGCTACGCGACTTCAAGCACGACGGCAGGACGCTGGCGCGCTTCTTCTTCGTCAGCGATCCCGACGGCTACAAGATCGAGGTGATCCAGCGGGGCGGACGCTTCGGCTGA